In the Brachyhypopomus gauderio isolate BG-103 chromosome 4, BGAUD_0.2, whole genome shotgun sequence genome, one interval contains:
- the fign gene encoding fidgetin isoform X1 — protein MPPLSIALMHHPETLQICIRDQNRTGPRIGWRRLRDVYAHLGSLAEMISATGVYGLKMQWTPEHAQWAEQHFDISSTTRSPAHKAEAYRGHLQRTYQYAWANDDISALTASNLLKKYAEKYSGILEGPSERALLCSYSEGGPGLLNGRKSEGETWQEGIYPVNCAADVLSSGKAVVPAALPPTDGAANVGSSAGVASSLSEPSYSSSGCGSHTPASLHSGIPSQEFASGYNGTYLHTTYSGGQSTPALPSPHPSPLHSSGLLQPPPPPPPPPPTLVPSYNAGSPNLSGYNYPAGYPPQAAVAPGYSPGGAHPPSAYLPSGIAAPTPLPPSTLPGYSYQSHGHAPIAPTPLNGSSANSLKRKAFYMAGQGDMDSSYGNFSYGQQRSTQSPMYRLPDNSIADSSRGSGFDRSADASAVPFKPTKPAMSSEQQRKFSGQPSRAITPPSYGSSKGSMRPGESFGKFSEHGDEHHLAHSSGHPAEEQLKNSDAALVEMVSTEVLQQMPPVDWGDIAGLELAKATIKEEVLWPILRPDMFSSLAPLPRTVLFFGPQGTGRTLLARCVASQLGAAFLQLSASALVTKWLSEGEKVVQASFLVARCRQPSVVFVSDVELLLSPQLSEESPASRIRSELLLQLDGVLGSPEEHVLVICSTSKPEEIDEAVRRYFVKRLLIPLPDGSARHQLISQVLSQHNYCLSDKEVTLLVQRTEGFSGLDVVRLCQEAVVGPLHGMAGADLSGIMPGQVRPISYQDFENVFCKVQPSISQKELDTYTEWNKMFGCSQ, from the coding sequence GCTTAAAGATGCAGTGGACCCCAGAGCATGCACAGTGGGCGGAGCAACACTTCGacatctcctccaccactcGCTCCCCCGCCCATAAGGCCGAGGCGTATCGCGGGCACCTGCAGCGGACCTACCAGTACGCCTGGGCCAACGACGACATCTCTGCTCTCACCGCGTCCAACCTCCTGAAGAAGTACGCCGAGAAGTACTCGGGCATCCTGGAGGGGCCGAGCGAGAGGGCTCTACTCTGCTCCTACTCGGAGGGCGGGCCGGGCCTCCTGAACGGCCGCAAGTCGGAGGGCGAGACGTGGCAGGAGGGGATCTACCCGGTGAACTGTGCCGCCGACGTGCTGTCCAGCGGGAAGGCGGTGGTGCCTGCCGCCCTGCCCCCGACAGATGGCGCGGCCAACGTGGGCAGCTCGGCGGGCGTGGCCAGCAGCCTGAGCGAGCCCAGCTACTCCAGCAGCGGCTGTGGGAGCCACACGCCCGCCTCCCTTCACTCGGGGATCCCCTCTCAGGAATTCGCCAGCGGCTACAACGGCACGTACCTGCACACCACCTACAGCGGCGGACAGAGCACCCCGGCCCTCCCGTCCCCGCACCCATCGCCTTTGCACAGCAGCGGCCTCCTAcagccacccccacctccccctccgCCTCCCCCAACGCTGGTGCCAAGCTACAACGCAGGCTCCCCCAACCTGTCCGGGTACAACTATCCCGCTGGCTATCCCCCCCAGGCCGCAGTCGCTCCGGGCTACAGCCCTGGGGGAGCCCATCCACCCTCCGCTTACCTGCCCTCGGGCATCGCGGCTCCCACCCCGctgcccccctccaccctccccggCTACTCCTACCAGTCCCACGGCCACGCGCCCATCGCACCGACGCCTTTGAACGGTAGTTCGGCCAACTCGCTGAAAAGGAAAGCGTTTTACATGGCGGGGCAGGGAGACATGGACTCCAGTTATGGAAATTTCAGCTACGGCCAGCAGCGTTCCACTCAAAGCCCCATGTACAGGCTGCCAGATAACAGCATCGCTGACTCCAGCAGAGGCAGCGGATTTGACAGAAGCGCTGACGCCTCGGCTGTGCCGTTTAAGCCCACCAAGCCGGCCATGTCCTCCGAGCAACAGCGCAAGTTCAGCGGTCAGCCGAGCAGGGCCATCACCCCTCCGTCCTACGGCTCCTCCAAAGGCTCCATGCGGCCGGGCGAGTCGTTCGGCAAGTTCAGCGAGCACGGCGACGAGCACCACCTGGCTCACTCGAGCGGCCACCCGGCCGAGGAGCAGCTGAAGAACAGCGACGCCGCCCTGGTGGAGATGGTCAGCACCGAGGTCCTGCAGCAGATGCCGCCCGTGGACTGGGGCGACATCGCCGGCCTGGAACTGGCCAAGGCCACCATCAAGGAGGAGGTGCTGTGGCCCATCCTGAGGCCGGACATGTTCAGCAGCCTGGCGCCGCTGCCCCGCACCGTCCTGTTCTTCGGGCCGCAGGGCACGGGCCGGACTCTGTTGGCGCGCTGTGTAGCCAGCCAGCTTGGCGCTGCCTTCCTCCAACTTAGCGCCTCGGCGCTGGTCACCAAGTGGCTGTCGGAAGGCGAGAAGGTGGTGCAAGCCTCCTTCCTGGTGGCACGCTGCCGGCAGCCATCGGTGGTGTTCGTCAGCGACGTGGAACTGCTGCTGTCGCCGCAGCTGTCCGAGGAGAGCCCCGCCAGCCGGATCCGGAGCGAGCTGCTCCTGCAACTGGACGGCGTGCTCGGTTCGCCTGAGGAGCACGTCCTGGTCATCTGCTCCACCAGCAAGCCAGAGGAGATCGACGAGGCCGTGCGGAGGTACTTCGTGAAGAGGTTGCTCATTCCGCTGCCCGACGGCTCGGCCCGGCACCAGCTCATCAGCCAGGTGCTGTCTCAGCACAACTACTGCCTCAGCGACAAAGAGGTGACATTGTTGGTCCAGCGGACCGAGGGTTTCTCGGGCCTCGACGTGGTCCGGCTCTGCCAGGAGGCCGTTGTCGGACCCTTGCACGGCATGGCTGGTGCCGACCTCTCCGGGATCATGCCGGGCCAGGTGAGGCCGATCTCGTATCAAGACTTTGAGAATGTCTTTTGCAAAGTCCAGCCCAGCATATCGCAGAAAGAACTGGACACGTACACTGAATGGAATAAAATGTTTGGCTGTAGCCAGTga
- the fign gene encoding fidgetin isoform X3 translates to MQWTPEHAQWAEQHFDISSTTRSPAHKAEAYRGHLQRTYQYAWANDDISALTASNLLKKYAEKYSGILEGPSERALLCSYSEGGPGLLNGRKSEGETWQEGIYPVNCAADVLSSGKAVVPAALPPTDGAANVGSSAGVASSLSEPSYSSSGCGSHTPASLHSGIPSQEFASGYNGTYLHTTYSGGQSTPALPSPHPSPLHSSGLLQPPPPPPPPPPTLVPSYNAGSPNLSGYNYPAGYPPQAAVAPGYSPGGAHPPSAYLPSGIAAPTPLPPSTLPGYSYQSHGHAPIAPTPLNGSSANSLKRKAFYMAGQGDMDSSYGNFSYGQQRSTQSPMYRLPDNSIADSSRGSGFDRSADASAVPFKPTKPAMSSEQQRKFSGQPSRAITPPSYGSSKGSMRPGESFGKFSEHGDEHHLAHSSGHPAEEQLKNSDAALVEMVSTEVLQQMPPVDWGDIAGLELAKATIKEEVLWPILRPDMFSSLAPLPRTVLFFGPQGTGRTLLARCVASQLGAAFLQLSASALVTKWLSEGEKVVQASFLVARCRQPSVVFVSDVELLLSPQLSEESPASRIRSELLLQLDGVLGSPEEHVLVICSTSKPEEIDEAVRRYFVKRLLIPLPDGSARHQLISQVLSQHNYCLSDKEVTLLVQRTEGFSGLDVVRLCQEAVVGPLHGMAGADLSGIMPGQVRPISYQDFENVFCKVQPSISQKELDTYTEWNKMFGCSQ, encoded by the coding sequence ATGCAGTGGACCCCAGAGCATGCACAGTGGGCGGAGCAACACTTCGacatctcctccaccactcGCTCCCCCGCCCATAAGGCCGAGGCGTATCGCGGGCACCTGCAGCGGACCTACCAGTACGCCTGGGCCAACGACGACATCTCTGCTCTCACCGCGTCCAACCTCCTGAAGAAGTACGCCGAGAAGTACTCGGGCATCCTGGAGGGGCCGAGCGAGAGGGCTCTACTCTGCTCCTACTCGGAGGGCGGGCCGGGCCTCCTGAACGGCCGCAAGTCGGAGGGCGAGACGTGGCAGGAGGGGATCTACCCGGTGAACTGTGCCGCCGACGTGCTGTCCAGCGGGAAGGCGGTGGTGCCTGCCGCCCTGCCCCCGACAGATGGCGCGGCCAACGTGGGCAGCTCGGCGGGCGTGGCCAGCAGCCTGAGCGAGCCCAGCTACTCCAGCAGCGGCTGTGGGAGCCACACGCCCGCCTCCCTTCACTCGGGGATCCCCTCTCAGGAATTCGCCAGCGGCTACAACGGCACGTACCTGCACACCACCTACAGCGGCGGACAGAGCACCCCGGCCCTCCCGTCCCCGCACCCATCGCCTTTGCACAGCAGCGGCCTCCTAcagccacccccacctccccctccgCCTCCCCCAACGCTGGTGCCAAGCTACAACGCAGGCTCCCCCAACCTGTCCGGGTACAACTATCCCGCTGGCTATCCCCCCCAGGCCGCAGTCGCTCCGGGCTACAGCCCTGGGGGAGCCCATCCACCCTCCGCTTACCTGCCCTCGGGCATCGCGGCTCCCACCCCGctgcccccctccaccctccccggCTACTCCTACCAGTCCCACGGCCACGCGCCCATCGCACCGACGCCTTTGAACGGTAGTTCGGCCAACTCGCTGAAAAGGAAAGCGTTTTACATGGCGGGGCAGGGAGACATGGACTCCAGTTATGGAAATTTCAGCTACGGCCAGCAGCGTTCCACTCAAAGCCCCATGTACAGGCTGCCAGATAACAGCATCGCTGACTCCAGCAGAGGCAGCGGATTTGACAGAAGCGCTGACGCCTCGGCTGTGCCGTTTAAGCCCACCAAGCCGGCCATGTCCTCCGAGCAACAGCGCAAGTTCAGCGGTCAGCCGAGCAGGGCCATCACCCCTCCGTCCTACGGCTCCTCCAAAGGCTCCATGCGGCCGGGCGAGTCGTTCGGCAAGTTCAGCGAGCACGGCGACGAGCACCACCTGGCTCACTCGAGCGGCCACCCGGCCGAGGAGCAGCTGAAGAACAGCGACGCCGCCCTGGTGGAGATGGTCAGCACCGAGGTCCTGCAGCAGATGCCGCCCGTGGACTGGGGCGACATCGCCGGCCTGGAACTGGCCAAGGCCACCATCAAGGAGGAGGTGCTGTGGCCCATCCTGAGGCCGGACATGTTCAGCAGCCTGGCGCCGCTGCCCCGCACCGTCCTGTTCTTCGGGCCGCAGGGCACGGGCCGGACTCTGTTGGCGCGCTGTGTAGCCAGCCAGCTTGGCGCTGCCTTCCTCCAACTTAGCGCCTCGGCGCTGGTCACCAAGTGGCTGTCGGAAGGCGAGAAGGTGGTGCAAGCCTCCTTCCTGGTGGCACGCTGCCGGCAGCCATCGGTGGTGTTCGTCAGCGACGTGGAACTGCTGCTGTCGCCGCAGCTGTCCGAGGAGAGCCCCGCCAGCCGGATCCGGAGCGAGCTGCTCCTGCAACTGGACGGCGTGCTCGGTTCGCCTGAGGAGCACGTCCTGGTCATCTGCTCCACCAGCAAGCCAGAGGAGATCGACGAGGCCGTGCGGAGGTACTTCGTGAAGAGGTTGCTCATTCCGCTGCCCGACGGCTCGGCCCGGCACCAGCTCATCAGCCAGGTGCTGTCTCAGCACAACTACTGCCTCAGCGACAAAGAGGTGACATTGTTGGTCCAGCGGACCGAGGGTTTCTCGGGCCTCGACGTGGTCCGGCTCTGCCAGGAGGCCGTTGTCGGACCCTTGCACGGCATGGCTGGTGCCGACCTCTCCGGGATCATGCCGGGCCAGGTGAGGCCGATCTCGTATCAAGACTTTGAGAATGTCTTTTGCAAAGTCCAGCCCAGCATATCGCAGAAAGAACTGGACACGTACACTGAATGGAATAAAATGTTTGGCTGTAGCCAGTga
- the fign gene encoding fidgetin isoform X2, whose protein sequence is MISATGVYGLKMQWTPEHAQWAEQHFDISSTTRSPAHKAEAYRGHLQRTYQYAWANDDISALTASNLLKKYAEKYSGILEGPSERALLCSYSEGGPGLLNGRKSEGETWQEGIYPVNCAADVLSSGKAVVPAALPPTDGAANVGSSAGVASSLSEPSYSSSGCGSHTPASLHSGIPSQEFASGYNGTYLHTTYSGGQSTPALPSPHPSPLHSSGLLQPPPPPPPPPPTLVPSYNAGSPNLSGYNYPAGYPPQAAVAPGYSPGGAHPPSAYLPSGIAAPTPLPPSTLPGYSYQSHGHAPIAPTPLNGSSANSLKRKAFYMAGQGDMDSSYGNFSYGQQRSTQSPMYRLPDNSIADSSRGSGFDRSADASAVPFKPTKPAMSSEQQRKFSGQPSRAITPPSYGSSKGSMRPGESFGKFSEHGDEHHLAHSSGHPAEEQLKNSDAALVEMVSTEVLQQMPPVDWGDIAGLELAKATIKEEVLWPILRPDMFSSLAPLPRTVLFFGPQGTGRTLLARCVASQLGAAFLQLSASALVTKWLSEGEKVVQASFLVARCRQPSVVFVSDVELLLSPQLSEESPASRIRSELLLQLDGVLGSPEEHVLVICSTSKPEEIDEAVRRYFVKRLLIPLPDGSARHQLISQVLSQHNYCLSDKEVTLLVQRTEGFSGLDVVRLCQEAVVGPLHGMAGADLSGIMPGQVRPISYQDFENVFCKVQPSISQKELDTYTEWNKMFGCSQ, encoded by the coding sequence GCTTAAAGATGCAGTGGACCCCAGAGCATGCACAGTGGGCGGAGCAACACTTCGacatctcctccaccactcGCTCCCCCGCCCATAAGGCCGAGGCGTATCGCGGGCACCTGCAGCGGACCTACCAGTACGCCTGGGCCAACGACGACATCTCTGCTCTCACCGCGTCCAACCTCCTGAAGAAGTACGCCGAGAAGTACTCGGGCATCCTGGAGGGGCCGAGCGAGAGGGCTCTACTCTGCTCCTACTCGGAGGGCGGGCCGGGCCTCCTGAACGGCCGCAAGTCGGAGGGCGAGACGTGGCAGGAGGGGATCTACCCGGTGAACTGTGCCGCCGACGTGCTGTCCAGCGGGAAGGCGGTGGTGCCTGCCGCCCTGCCCCCGACAGATGGCGCGGCCAACGTGGGCAGCTCGGCGGGCGTGGCCAGCAGCCTGAGCGAGCCCAGCTACTCCAGCAGCGGCTGTGGGAGCCACACGCCCGCCTCCCTTCACTCGGGGATCCCCTCTCAGGAATTCGCCAGCGGCTACAACGGCACGTACCTGCACACCACCTACAGCGGCGGACAGAGCACCCCGGCCCTCCCGTCCCCGCACCCATCGCCTTTGCACAGCAGCGGCCTCCTAcagccacccccacctccccctccgCCTCCCCCAACGCTGGTGCCAAGCTACAACGCAGGCTCCCCCAACCTGTCCGGGTACAACTATCCCGCTGGCTATCCCCCCCAGGCCGCAGTCGCTCCGGGCTACAGCCCTGGGGGAGCCCATCCACCCTCCGCTTACCTGCCCTCGGGCATCGCGGCTCCCACCCCGctgcccccctccaccctccccggCTACTCCTACCAGTCCCACGGCCACGCGCCCATCGCACCGACGCCTTTGAACGGTAGTTCGGCCAACTCGCTGAAAAGGAAAGCGTTTTACATGGCGGGGCAGGGAGACATGGACTCCAGTTATGGAAATTTCAGCTACGGCCAGCAGCGTTCCACTCAAAGCCCCATGTACAGGCTGCCAGATAACAGCATCGCTGACTCCAGCAGAGGCAGCGGATTTGACAGAAGCGCTGACGCCTCGGCTGTGCCGTTTAAGCCCACCAAGCCGGCCATGTCCTCCGAGCAACAGCGCAAGTTCAGCGGTCAGCCGAGCAGGGCCATCACCCCTCCGTCCTACGGCTCCTCCAAAGGCTCCATGCGGCCGGGCGAGTCGTTCGGCAAGTTCAGCGAGCACGGCGACGAGCACCACCTGGCTCACTCGAGCGGCCACCCGGCCGAGGAGCAGCTGAAGAACAGCGACGCCGCCCTGGTGGAGATGGTCAGCACCGAGGTCCTGCAGCAGATGCCGCCCGTGGACTGGGGCGACATCGCCGGCCTGGAACTGGCCAAGGCCACCATCAAGGAGGAGGTGCTGTGGCCCATCCTGAGGCCGGACATGTTCAGCAGCCTGGCGCCGCTGCCCCGCACCGTCCTGTTCTTCGGGCCGCAGGGCACGGGCCGGACTCTGTTGGCGCGCTGTGTAGCCAGCCAGCTTGGCGCTGCCTTCCTCCAACTTAGCGCCTCGGCGCTGGTCACCAAGTGGCTGTCGGAAGGCGAGAAGGTGGTGCAAGCCTCCTTCCTGGTGGCACGCTGCCGGCAGCCATCGGTGGTGTTCGTCAGCGACGTGGAACTGCTGCTGTCGCCGCAGCTGTCCGAGGAGAGCCCCGCCAGCCGGATCCGGAGCGAGCTGCTCCTGCAACTGGACGGCGTGCTCGGTTCGCCTGAGGAGCACGTCCTGGTCATCTGCTCCACCAGCAAGCCAGAGGAGATCGACGAGGCCGTGCGGAGGTACTTCGTGAAGAGGTTGCTCATTCCGCTGCCCGACGGCTCGGCCCGGCACCAGCTCATCAGCCAGGTGCTGTCTCAGCACAACTACTGCCTCAGCGACAAAGAGGTGACATTGTTGGTCCAGCGGACCGAGGGTTTCTCGGGCCTCGACGTGGTCCGGCTCTGCCAGGAGGCCGTTGTCGGACCCTTGCACGGCATGGCTGGTGCCGACCTCTCCGGGATCATGCCGGGCCAGGTGAGGCCGATCTCGTATCAAGACTTTGAGAATGTCTTTTGCAAAGTCCAGCCCAGCATATCGCAGAAAGAACTGGACACGTACACTGAATGGAATAAAATGTTTGGCTGTAGCCAGTga